The proteins below come from a single Xyrauchen texanus isolate HMW12.3.18 chromosome 1, RBS_HiC_50CHRs, whole genome shotgun sequence genomic window:
- the LOC127647127 gene encoding switch-associated protein 70-like isoform X3 translates to MISREEILKPIWYAFTALDMDRNGKVSKSQLKVLSHNLCTILRIPHNSSALEEHFKDDDEGPVSTQGYMPYLNTFILNKIEPNFDFTELNKMCWTLCAPKHISDKHLLISGVDAFKVWCIFNFLSEDKYPLHIVTEEIEYFLRKLLAAMSYSWNEGRFEDYKRQLILKKHNLSVWELIELIGMGHFTKGINPQILSMGINEVYQELVQNIIKQGYMIKKGHKRKNWTERWFELHLTYMSYYVSEDLTEQKGCILLDRNCCVESLPDKDLKKNLFIIKCVEKSFEISAPDKKSKQDWIQAVQDCIVRIRQGLSSSHCEARQKRRKQRNRMKAEQETIESGVRQLQLASESKQAQLEAMSKNLQEATMSDVIEKQRRIQKQKQLLDQYKKDLEEEKMARKHMEEQVAEKSSELEQYWQRVKELEEMYSQLKEALEDERQAKQDEEALSKLQTRLLEEEARKRHELEQIYLQQQEVITSTQKEKKELEKEQLAKEKALQDAKEQLKKLEKQREGAQEEYKAVTKKLQRATNKTKTWKHKVTEHEGLIRLIQPGTKSPLKITNWGQSAFTEAELDQKEKMWQEVKNISHDGQ, encoded by the exons ATGATTTCCCGGGAAGAAATCCTCAAGCCCATATGGTACGCCTTTACTGCTCTGGACATGGACAGAAATGGCAAAGTGTCGAAATCTCAGCTAAAG GTGCTGTCCCACAACTTGTGCACCATACTGAGAATCCCCCATAACTCTTCAGCTCTGGAGGAGCACTTCAAAGATGACGACGAGGGACCTGTGTCGACACAAGGGTACATGCCCTACCTTAACACGTTCATACTAAATAAG ATCGAGCCCAACTTTGATTTCACCGAGCTGAATAAGATGTGCTGGACTCTGTGTGCACCAAAGCACATCAGCGACAAGCACCTGCTCATCTCTGGAGTCGATGCCTTCAAGGTGTGGTGTATCTTCAACTTCCTGTCTGAAGATAAATATCCATTACATATAGTCACAGAAGAG ATCGAGTACTTCCTGCGCAAGCTGTTAGCAGCCATGAGTTACAGCTGGAATGAGGGCCGTTTTGAAGACTACAAAAGGCAGCTcatcttaaaaaaacataatctCAGTGTCTGGGAGCTGATTGAGCTAATTGGCATGGGCCATTTCACCAAGGGCATAAATCCTCAGATCCTCTCAATGGGAATCAATGAGGTCTATCAAGAACTTGTACAGAATATTATAAAACAG GGCTATATGATAAAAAAAGGGCACAAAAGGAAAAACTGGACTGAGCGATGGTTTGAGCTGCATCTCACCTACATGTCATATTATGTGAGTGAAGATCTCACAGAGCAGAAAGGATGCATTTTGCTGGATCGAAACTGCTGTGTTGAG TCCCTACCAGACAAAGATTTGAAGAAGAACCTCTTCATTATAAAATGTGTTGAAAAAAGTTTTGAGATCAGTGCACCGGATAAAAAGTCAAAACAGGATTGGATTCAAG CTGTCCAGGACTGCATTGTCCGCATAAGGCAAGGCCTTTCCTCCTCACATTGTGAGGCCAGACAGAAACGAAGGAAACAGAGGAACCGAATGAAAGCTGAACAGGAGACCATAGAGAGCGGAGTGAGACAGCTTCAACTGGCCAGCGAAAGCAAGCAGGCCCAGCTGGAGGCCATGAGTAAG AATCTACAGGAAGCAACGATGAGCGATGTTATAGAGAAACAGAGAAgaattcaaaaacaaaaacaacttctGGACCAGTACAAAAAGGACCTGGAGGAAGAGAAAATG GCTCGAAAGCACATGGAAGAACAGGTGGCAGAAAAGTCCAGTGAACTGGAGCAATACTGGCAGCGTGTGAAGGAACTGGAGGAAATGTACAGTCAACTTAAAGAGGCGCTAGAGGACGAGAGGCAGGCCAAACAGGACGAAGAAGCCCTGAGCAAACTGCAGACCAG GTTACTTGAAGAGGAGGCAAGAAAGAGGCATGAATTGGAGCAGATTTACTTGCAGCAGCAAGAAGTCATAACTTCGACTCAAAAGGAGAAAAAGGAGCTTGAGAAGGAGCAGTTGGCAAAGGAGAAGGCCCTGCAGGATGCAAAGGAGCAGCTAAAGAAACTAGAAAAACAGAGAGAGGGGGCACAAGAGGAGTACAAG GCTGTTACAAAGAAATTGCAGCGGGCAACTAACAAGACAAAGACTTGGAAACACAAAGTCACCGAACATGAGGGCTTAATACGACTCATTCAACCAG GCACCAAGTCTCCTTTAAAAATCACAAACTGGGGACAGTCAGCTTTCACTGAAGCGGAGTTGGATCAGAAAGAGAAGATGTGGCAGGAGGTCAAGAATATATCACACGATGGACAGTAA
- the LOC127647127 gene encoding switch-associated protein 70-like isoform X2 → MISREEILKPIWYAFTALDMDRNGKVSKSQLKVLSHNLCTILRIPHNSSALEEHFKDDDEGPVSTQGYMPYLNTFILNKIEPNFDFTELNKMCWTLCAPKHISDKHLLISGVDAFKVWCIFNFLSEDKYPLHIVTEEIEYFLRKLLAAMSYSWNEGRFEDYKRQLILKKHNLSVWELIELIGMGHFTKGINPQILSMGINEVYQELVQNIIKQGYMIKKGHKRKNWTERWFELHLTYMSYYVSEDLTEQKGCILLDRNCCVESLPDKDLKKNLFIIKCVEKSFEISAPDKKSKQDWIQGSCAGYIYKSVQDCIVRIRQGLSSSHCEARQKRRKQRNRMKAEQETIESGVRQLQLASESKQAQLEAMSKEATMSDVIEKQRRIQKQKQLLDQYKKDLEEEKMARKHMEEQVAEKSSELEQYWQRVKELEEMYSQLKEALEDERQAKQDEEALSKLQTRLLEEEARKRHELEQIYLQQQEVITSTQKEKKELEKEQLAKEKALQDAKEQLKKLEKQREGAQEEYKAVTKKLQRATNKTKTWKHKVTEHEGLIRLIQPGTKSPLKITNWGQSAFTEAELDQKEKMWQEVKNISHDGQ, encoded by the exons ATGATTTCCCGGGAAGAAATCCTCAAGCCCATATGGTACGCCTTTACTGCTCTGGACATGGACAGAAATGGCAAAGTGTCGAAATCTCAGCTAAAG GTGCTGTCCCACAACTTGTGCACCATACTGAGAATCCCCCATAACTCTTCAGCTCTGGAGGAGCACTTCAAAGATGACGACGAGGGACCTGTGTCGACACAAGGGTACATGCCCTACCTTAACACGTTCATACTAAATAAG ATCGAGCCCAACTTTGATTTCACCGAGCTGAATAAGATGTGCTGGACTCTGTGTGCACCAAAGCACATCAGCGACAAGCACCTGCTCATCTCTGGAGTCGATGCCTTCAAGGTGTGGTGTATCTTCAACTTCCTGTCTGAAGATAAATATCCATTACATATAGTCACAGAAGAG ATCGAGTACTTCCTGCGCAAGCTGTTAGCAGCCATGAGTTACAGCTGGAATGAGGGCCGTTTTGAAGACTACAAAAGGCAGCTcatcttaaaaaaacataatctCAGTGTCTGGGAGCTGATTGAGCTAATTGGCATGGGCCATTTCACCAAGGGCATAAATCCTCAGATCCTCTCAATGGGAATCAATGAGGTCTATCAAGAACTTGTACAGAATATTATAAAACAG GGCTATATGATAAAAAAAGGGCACAAAAGGAAAAACTGGACTGAGCGATGGTTTGAGCTGCATCTCACCTACATGTCATATTATGTGAGTGAAGATCTCACAGAGCAGAAAGGATGCATTTTGCTGGATCGAAACTGCTGTGTTGAG TCCCTACCAGACAAAGATTTGAAGAAGAACCTCTTCATTATAAAATGTGTTGAAAAAAGTTTTGAGATCAGTGCACCGGATAAAAAGTCAAAACAGGATTGGATTCAAGGTAGCTGTGCTGGTTACATCTATAAAT CTGTCCAGGACTGCATTGTCCGCATAAGGCAAGGCCTTTCCTCCTCACATTGTGAGGCCAGACAGAAACGAAGGAAACAGAGGAACCGAATGAAAGCTGAACAGGAGACCATAGAGAGCGGAGTGAGACAGCTTCAACTGGCCAGCGAAAGCAAGCAGGCCCAGCTGGAGGCCATGAGTAAG GAAGCAACGATGAGCGATGTTATAGAGAAACAGAGAAgaattcaaaaacaaaaacaacttctGGACCAGTACAAAAAGGACCTGGAGGAAGAGAAAATG GCTCGAAAGCACATGGAAGAACAGGTGGCAGAAAAGTCCAGTGAACTGGAGCAATACTGGCAGCGTGTGAAGGAACTGGAGGAAATGTACAGTCAACTTAAAGAGGCGCTAGAGGACGAGAGGCAGGCCAAACAGGACGAAGAAGCCCTGAGCAAACTGCAGACCAG GTTACTTGAAGAGGAGGCAAGAAAGAGGCATGAATTGGAGCAGATTTACTTGCAGCAGCAAGAAGTCATAACTTCGACTCAAAAGGAGAAAAAGGAGCTTGAGAAGGAGCAGTTGGCAAAGGAGAAGGCCCTGCAGGATGCAAAGGAGCAGCTAAAGAAACTAGAAAAACAGAGAGAGGGGGCACAAGAGGAGTACAAG GCTGTTACAAAGAAATTGCAGCGGGCAACTAACAAGACAAAGACTTGGAAACACAAAGTCACCGAACATGAGGGCTTAATACGACTCATTCAACCAG GCACCAAGTCTCCTTTAAAAATCACAAACTGGGGACAGTCAGCTTTCACTGAAGCGGAGTTGGATCAGAAAGAGAAGATGTGGCAGGAGGTCAAGAATATATCACACGATGGACAGTAA
- the LOC127647127 gene encoding switch-associated protein 70-like isoform X1, producing MISREEILKPIWYAFTALDMDRNGKVSKSQLKVLSHNLCTILRIPHNSSALEEHFKDDDEGPVSTQGYMPYLNTFILNKIEPNFDFTELNKMCWTLCAPKHISDKHLLISGVDAFKVWCIFNFLSEDKYPLHIVTEEIEYFLRKLLAAMSYSWNEGRFEDYKRQLILKKHNLSVWELIELIGMGHFTKGINPQILSMGINEVYQELVQNIIKQGYMIKKGHKRKNWTERWFELHLTYMSYYVSEDLTEQKGCILLDRNCCVESLPDKDLKKNLFIIKCVEKSFEISAPDKKSKQDWIQGSCAGYIYKSVQDCIVRIRQGLSSSHCEARQKRRKQRNRMKAEQETIESGVRQLQLASESKQAQLEAMSKNLQEATMSDVIEKQRRIQKQKQLLDQYKKDLEEEKMARKHMEEQVAEKSSELEQYWQRVKELEEMYSQLKEALEDERQAKQDEEALSKLQTRLLEEEARKRHELEQIYLQQQEVITSTQKEKKELEKEQLAKEKALQDAKEQLKKLEKQREGAQEEYKAVTKKLQRATNKTKTWKHKVTEHEGLIRLIQPGTKSPLKITNWGQSAFTEAELDQKEKMWQEVKNISHDGQ from the exons ATGATTTCCCGGGAAGAAATCCTCAAGCCCATATGGTACGCCTTTACTGCTCTGGACATGGACAGAAATGGCAAAGTGTCGAAATCTCAGCTAAAG GTGCTGTCCCACAACTTGTGCACCATACTGAGAATCCCCCATAACTCTTCAGCTCTGGAGGAGCACTTCAAAGATGACGACGAGGGACCTGTGTCGACACAAGGGTACATGCCCTACCTTAACACGTTCATACTAAATAAG ATCGAGCCCAACTTTGATTTCACCGAGCTGAATAAGATGTGCTGGACTCTGTGTGCACCAAAGCACATCAGCGACAAGCACCTGCTCATCTCTGGAGTCGATGCCTTCAAGGTGTGGTGTATCTTCAACTTCCTGTCTGAAGATAAATATCCATTACATATAGTCACAGAAGAG ATCGAGTACTTCCTGCGCAAGCTGTTAGCAGCCATGAGTTACAGCTGGAATGAGGGCCGTTTTGAAGACTACAAAAGGCAGCTcatcttaaaaaaacataatctCAGTGTCTGGGAGCTGATTGAGCTAATTGGCATGGGCCATTTCACCAAGGGCATAAATCCTCAGATCCTCTCAATGGGAATCAATGAGGTCTATCAAGAACTTGTACAGAATATTATAAAACAG GGCTATATGATAAAAAAAGGGCACAAAAGGAAAAACTGGACTGAGCGATGGTTTGAGCTGCATCTCACCTACATGTCATATTATGTGAGTGAAGATCTCACAGAGCAGAAAGGATGCATTTTGCTGGATCGAAACTGCTGTGTTGAG TCCCTACCAGACAAAGATTTGAAGAAGAACCTCTTCATTATAAAATGTGTTGAAAAAAGTTTTGAGATCAGTGCACCGGATAAAAAGTCAAAACAGGATTGGATTCAAGGTAGCTGTGCTGGTTACATCTATAAAT CTGTCCAGGACTGCATTGTCCGCATAAGGCAAGGCCTTTCCTCCTCACATTGTGAGGCCAGACAGAAACGAAGGAAACAGAGGAACCGAATGAAAGCTGAACAGGAGACCATAGAGAGCGGAGTGAGACAGCTTCAACTGGCCAGCGAAAGCAAGCAGGCCCAGCTGGAGGCCATGAGTAAG AATCTACAGGAAGCAACGATGAGCGATGTTATAGAGAAACAGAGAAgaattcaaaaacaaaaacaacttctGGACCAGTACAAAAAGGACCTGGAGGAAGAGAAAATG GCTCGAAAGCACATGGAAGAACAGGTGGCAGAAAAGTCCAGTGAACTGGAGCAATACTGGCAGCGTGTGAAGGAACTGGAGGAAATGTACAGTCAACTTAAAGAGGCGCTAGAGGACGAGAGGCAGGCCAAACAGGACGAAGAAGCCCTGAGCAAACTGCAGACCAG GTTACTTGAAGAGGAGGCAAGAAAGAGGCATGAATTGGAGCAGATTTACTTGCAGCAGCAAGAAGTCATAACTTCGACTCAAAAGGAGAAAAAGGAGCTTGAGAAGGAGCAGTTGGCAAAGGAGAAGGCCCTGCAGGATGCAAAGGAGCAGCTAAAGAAACTAGAAAAACAGAGAGAGGGGGCACAAGAGGAGTACAAG GCTGTTACAAAGAAATTGCAGCGGGCAACTAACAAGACAAAGACTTGGAAACACAAAGTCACCGAACATGAGGGCTTAATACGACTCATTCAACCAG GCACCAAGTCTCCTTTAAAAATCACAAACTGGGGACAGTCAGCTTTCACTGAAGCGGAGTTGGATCAGAAAGAGAAGATGTGGCAGGAGGTCAAGAATATATCACACGATGGACAGTAA